One Pseudonocardia abyssalis DNA segment encodes these proteins:
- the asnB gene encoding asparagine synthase (glutamine-hydrolyzing): MCGLLTFLAPAGGAADRLEAVREALPCMAHRGPDENGTWHDDDVVSGFHRLAVIDVTGSHQPMLWGPPDDPDRYSIVFNGEIYNYIELRDTLATEHGAVFVTDGDTEVLVTALHHWGREALPRLRGMFAFAMWDRHERTLTAARDAFGIKPLYWAAGPGGIALASEKKSLLALAPTLGLTGDDLALDPAATQDYLVLQYAPEPASLHRVVRRIESGSLLTVHPGGTPSHDRWFTPVLHNRGGAGPAIHRRIADALRDSVAIHMRSDVPVGAFLSGGIDSTAIVALAREHHPGITAFTAGFEQPGYSEVDVAAETADLLGVRHVVRTVSAAEVMDALPSIVWYLDDPVADPALVPLWFIAREARREVTVVLSGEGADELFGGYRVYREPNSLKGFEYLPGSVRAALGRVSRLLPDGLRGKDLLRRGALPMEQRYYGNARTFQPHQLAAVWRGHDPTRDHTDVTAEHYRHSAGWDPVARMQHLDLFTWLRGDILVKADKMTMAHSLELRVPFLDRDVFEVARGLPTSEKIVGDVTKHGLRRALRDIVPPHVLHRRKLGFPVPARLWLRGEMYPWARDILRTSGAGHLVDLPAVQRMLDEHRGGTVDHSRRLWTLLVFLIWHGIFVEHRIRPETTLAAITARGPQ, encoded by the coding sequence ATGTGCGGACTGCTGACCTTCCTCGCGCCCGCCGGTGGTGCGGCCGACCGACTCGAAGCCGTTCGGGAGGCTTTGCCGTGCATGGCCCACCGCGGTCCCGATGAGAACGGCACCTGGCACGACGACGACGTCGTGTCCGGATTCCACCGCCTCGCCGTGATCGACGTGACCGGGTCGCACCAGCCGATGCTCTGGGGGCCGCCCGACGATCCCGACCGGTACTCGATCGTCTTCAACGGCGAGATCTACAACTACATCGAGCTGCGCGACACGCTGGCGACCGAGCACGGGGCCGTCTTCGTCACCGACGGCGACACCGAGGTGCTCGTCACGGCCCTGCACCACTGGGGACGGGAAGCGCTTCCACGGTTGCGGGGGATGTTCGCCTTCGCGATGTGGGACCGGCACGAGCGGACGCTCACCGCCGCCCGCGACGCCTTCGGCATCAAGCCGCTGTACTGGGCGGCCGGGCCCGGCGGCATCGCTCTGGCCAGCGAGAAGAAGTCTCTGCTCGCGCTGGCTCCCACCCTCGGTCTCACCGGCGACGATCTCGCGCTGGACCCGGCCGCCACGCAGGACTACCTGGTCCTGCAGTACGCGCCCGAACCCGCCTCGTTGCACCGGGTGGTCCGGCGGATCGAGTCCGGCTCGCTGCTGACCGTGCACCCCGGCGGGACGCCCAGCCACGACCGCTGGTTCACCCCCGTCCTCCACAACCGGGGTGGGGCAGGCCCGGCGATACACCGTCGGATCGCCGACGCCCTGCGCGACTCCGTCGCGATACACATGCGCTCTGACGTCCCGGTCGGGGCGTTCCTCTCCGGCGGGATCGACTCCACGGCGATCGTCGCGCTCGCGCGGGAGCACCACCCCGGTATCACCGCCTTCACCGCAGGGTTCGAGCAACCGGGCTACTCGGAGGTCGACGTCGCCGCGGAGACCGCCGACCTGCTCGGTGTGCGACACGTGGTGCGGACGGTCTCGGCCGCGGAGGTGATGGACGCGCTGCCGTCGATCGTCTGGTACCTCGACGACCCGGTCGCCGACCCCGCGCTGGTACCGCTGTGGTTCATCGCGCGGGAGGCCCGTCGCGAGGTGACCGTCGTGCTGTCCGGTGAGGGGGCCGACGAGTTGTTCGGCGGCTACCGCGTCTATCGCGAACCGAATTCCCTGAAGGGCTTCGAGTACCTGCCGGGGTCGGTTCGGGCGGCGCTGGGCCGGGTCTCGAGACTGTTGCCCGACGGCCTGCGGGGCAAGGACCTGCTGCGCCGCGGAGCGTTGCCAATGGAACAGCGCTACTACGGCAACGCCCGCACGTTCCAGCCCCATCAGCTGGCGGCGGTGTGGCGGGGGCACGATCCCACACGCGACCACACCGACGTCACCGCGGAGCACTACCGGCACTCGGCCGGGTGGGACCCGGTTGCCCGCATGCAGCACCTGGACCTGTTCACCTGGCTGCGCGGCGACATCCTGGTCAAGGCCGACAAGATGACCATGGCGCATTCGCTGGAGCTGCGGGTCCCGTTCCTGGACCGCGACGTCTTCGAGGTGGCCCGCGGTCTGCCGACCAGCGAGAAGATCGTCGGCGATGTGACGAAGCACGGGCTGCGCCGGGCCCTGCGCGACATCGTCCCGCCGCACGTCCTGCACCGCCGCAAGCTCGGCTTCCCCGTCCCCGCCCGGCTCTGGCTGCGCGGGGAGATGTACCCGTGGGCACGCGACATCCTGCGCACGTCCGGCGCGGGACACCTCGTCGACCTGCCCGCTGTCCAACGGATGCTGGACGAGCACAGGGGTGGAACCGTCGACCACAGCCGCCGCCTGTGGACCCTGCTGGTCTTCCTCATCTGGCACGGCATCTTCGTCGAGCACCGCATCCGGCCCGAGACGACGCTGGCGGCGATCACGGCGCGGGGGCCGCAGTGA
- a CDS encoding response regulator transcription factor: MQVLLVEDETALAETIREGLAEEGHSVRVAHDGPSGLAAALGADHDVIILDIMLPGLSGYRVLQALRARRVWTPVLMLTAKDGEYDEADAFDLGADDYLTKPFSFVVLLARLRALLRRGAAPRPAVLVVGELTLDPSEHRVERAGERVVLTPREFGVLEFLMRNVGRAVTKTEVLRAVWDPHYEGDVNVVEVYVGYLRRKLDIPFGADSIETLRGVGYRMRTGDDVTSGGKSPS, from the coding sequence GTGCAGGTACTGCTGGTGGAGGACGAGACCGCGCTCGCCGAGACGATCCGGGAGGGGCTGGCCGAGGAGGGGCACAGCGTGCGGGTGGCCCACGACGGCCCGTCCGGTCTGGCCGCCGCGCTCGGAGCCGACCACGACGTGATCATCCTGGACATCATGCTGCCCGGGCTGTCGGGTTACCGCGTGCTGCAGGCGCTGCGCGCGCGCCGGGTGTGGACCCCGGTGCTGATGCTGACGGCCAAGGACGGCGAGTACGACGAGGCCGACGCGTTCGATCTCGGCGCCGACGACTACCTGACCAAGCCGTTCTCGTTCGTCGTGCTGCTGGCCCGGCTCCGGGCGTTGCTGCGCCGTGGCGCGGCACCGCGGCCCGCGGTGCTGGTGGTGGGGGAGCTGACGTTGGACCCGTCCGAACACCGGGTGGAACGGGCGGGGGAGCGGGTTGTGCTGACCCCGCGGGAGTTCGGGGTGCTGGAGTTCCTGATGCGCAACGTGGGCCGTGCGGTCACCAAGACCGAGGTCCTGCGCGCGGTGTGGGACCCGCACTACGAGGGTGACGTCAATGTCGTCGAGGTATATGTCGGCTACCTGCGCCGCAAGCTCGACATCCCGTTCGGTGCCGACAGCATCGAGACCCTGCGCGGGGTCGGTTACCGGATGCGCACCGGCGACGATGTCACGTCCGGTGGGAAGAGCCCGTCCTGA
- a CDS encoding alpha/beta hydrolase, whose product MDWSLVDGALPVALSLAGAAALLALLLLGGDRGWFTRVLPLVVAGTAGLVAIGWVAVSVLQPFPDPLPIVVWWSLGAVLLAVGLAAAAARRPGWTRRTGAAVAAVLVLAAAGNAVNTHFGQFPTVGAALGLPPANQVDFAQVSTGAADVVARQPGRPLSQVWQPPPGMPSAGTVSEVAIPAPVSGFAARPAWVYLPPAHLTVPRAQLPVLVLLSGQPGSPRDWLDGGGLSAMMDRFAASHGGLAPVVVMPDWLGAPFTNTLCLDSRLGAVQTYLTVDVPAWVRATLQVDPDPASWAVGGLSAGGTCALQLAVNAPQTFPTFVDVSGQSEPTLGDRARTVAAAFGGDAAAFASVNPLELLAARSYPGSAGTVVVGSGDSLFRPQAQQVADAARRAGMQIEYRELPGGHDWRVWAPGLETSLPWLATRTGLTP is encoded by the coding sequence GTGGACTGGTCGCTCGTGGACGGCGCACTACCGGTCGCGCTGTCGCTGGCCGGTGCGGCCGCCCTGCTGGCGTTGCTGCTGCTGGGCGGGGACCGGGGCTGGTTCACCCGGGTCCTGCCACTGGTGGTGGCCGGCACCGCGGGCCTCGTCGCGATCGGATGGGTCGCGGTGTCCGTGCTGCAACCGTTCCCCGATCCCCTGCCGATCGTGGTCTGGTGGTCCCTCGGGGCCGTGCTGCTCGCGGTCGGTCTCGCCGCGGCGGCGGCCCGGCGCCCCGGCTGGACGCGCCGGACCGGCGCAGCTGTGGCCGCGGTGCTGGTGCTCGCCGCCGCGGGTAACGCCGTGAACACCCACTTCGGCCAGTTCCCCACCGTCGGCGCCGCCCTGGGGTTGCCGCCCGCCAACCAGGTCGACTTCGCCCAGGTCTCGACCGGCGCCGCGGACGTCGTCGCCCGTCAACCGGGGCGCCCGCTGTCGCAGGTGTGGCAGCCGCCGCCCGGGATGCCCTCCGCCGGCACGGTGTCGGAAGTGGCGATCCCGGCGCCGGTGTCGGGTTTCGCGGCGCGACCGGCGTGGGTCTACCTGCCTCCCGCGCACCTGACCGTGCCACGTGCGCAGCTCCCGGTACTGGTCCTGCTCAGCGGCCAGCCAGGCTCCCCGCGCGACTGGCTCGACGGGGGTGGGCTGTCCGCGATGATGGACCGCTTCGCCGCCTCGCACGGCGGGCTCGCCCCAGTCGTCGTCATGCCCGACTGGCTCGGGGCCCCGTTCACCAACACGCTGTGTCTGGACTCCCGGCTCGGCGCGGTGCAGACCTACCTGACCGTCGACGTGCCGGCCTGGGTCCGCGCGACCCTGCAGGTCGATCCCGACCCGGCGTCCTGGGCCGTGGGCGGGCTGTCCGCGGGCGGTACCTGCGCCCTGCAGCTGGCGGTGAACGCCCCACAGACCTTCCCCACCTTCGTCGACGTGTCCGGTCAGTCTGAACCCACGCTGGGTGACCGGGCCCGGACGGTGGCCGCCGCGTTCGGCGGTGACGCCGCGGCTTTCGCCTCGGTGAACCCGCTGGAGCTGCTGGCGGCCCGCAGCTATCCCGGCAGCGCCGGCACGGTCGTGGTGGGCAGCGGCGACAGCCTCTTCCGTCCCCAGGCCCAGCAGGTCGCCGACGCCGCGCGCCGGGCCGGGATGCAGATCGAGTATCGGGAGCTGCCCGGTGGGCACGACTGGCGGGTGTGGGCGCCCGGCCTGGAGACGTCCCTGCCCTGGCTCGCGACCCGCACGGGTCTGACCCCGTGA
- a CDS encoding PepSY domain-containing protein translates to MTAAGAALLGGGTAVALAQTGEPTPPATSSEGSEENGGKDDEGPSVAGSITVPEQAGEQDEAAEQQALAGLATVTPEEAVRAATTAEPGTAGPAELGDENGSLIYEVTVTRADGSVVEVKIDAGNAAVLATEPEDGGAESDEAAESGEQQPETDSAGAVAPPR, encoded by the coding sequence GTGACGGCGGCGGGAGCGGCCCTGCTCGGCGGGGGCACCGCCGTGGCGCTCGCCCAGACCGGTGAGCCCACGCCGCCCGCCACGTCGTCCGAGGGCTCCGAGGAGAACGGCGGCAAGGACGACGAAGGACCATCGGTCGCGGGCAGCATCACCGTGCCCGAGCAGGCGGGCGAGCAGGACGAGGCCGCCGAGCAGCAGGCGCTCGCCGGGCTGGCGACGGTGACCCCGGAGGAGGCGGTGCGGGCGGCCACCACCGCCGAGCCCGGCACCGCAGGCCCGGCCGAGTTGGGCGACGAGAACGGCTCACTCATCTACGAGGTCACCGTGACCCGGGCCGACGGGTCCGTCGTGGAAGTCAAGATCGACGCGGGCAACGCCGCGGTGCTGGCGACCGAGCCGGAGGACGGCGGCGCCGAGTCCGACGAGGCCGCCGAGAGCGGGGAGCAGCAGCCGGAGACCGACAGCGCAGGTGCGGTGGCACCGCCCCGCTGA
- a CDS encoding GNAT family N-acetyltransferase has product MRSQHGVVLVCERIDRDGTTVVGFLLGATHRTALVRDLLTRDRTALVGCAALALAGRPRTLLLFARTRLRRYTRRLRTPAAVGGPEGRVADLSAIAVDLSARDQGAGAALVRGFLARCAVTGVRTAELVTEIGGPAESFYRGLGWSPLEDVRTRDGRWVRRFGTTLPVEART; this is encoded by the coding sequence GTGCGGAGTCAGCACGGAGTGGTGCTGGTCTGCGAGCGCATCGACCGCGACGGGACCACCGTCGTGGGCTTCCTCCTTGGCGCCACCCACCGGACCGCACTGGTGCGAGACCTGCTGACACGTGACCGGACCGCCCTGGTCGGGTGCGCTGCGCTCGCGTTGGCCGGTCGCCCCAGGACGCTGCTGCTCTTCGCCCGCACCCGGCTCAGGCGGTACACGCGCCGACTCCGCACCCCGGCGGCCGTCGGCGGGCCGGAAGGTCGCGTCGCCGATCTGAGTGCGATCGCGGTCGACCTGTCCGCCCGCGACCAGGGCGCGGGAGCCGCACTCGTCCGCGGATTCCTCGCGCGGTGCGCCGTGACCGGGGTCCGGACCGCCGAGCTCGTCACCGAGATCGGAGGACCTGCCGAATCCTTCTACCGGGGCCTCGGCTGGTCGCCGCTCGAGGACGTGCGGACCCGTGACGGCCGATGGGTACGACGCTTCGGCACGACGCTCCCCGTGGAGGCGAGAACGTGA
- a CDS encoding alpha/beta hydrolase, producing the protein MTRPIRWAAAAMVVAVGLAAVIVGARSVDQADRFGGQQLAWGSCAAFTAAAVDVRPPAGPDAQCAYLRVPLDHAAPDGPEARIGVLRVPASDPGSRIGSLVLNPGGPGLPGIAAAADLAVAAPASELARRFDIVGFDPRGIGSSRPAVRCQPDRVRDAERAADRAADTSPAGVARFEAQQRADNAACVASTGTDVLAHIGSRDVARDLDILRSALGDEKLTYLGDSYGTRLGTAYAEQFPDRVRAMILDGAIDPGQSAADRAVAQAAQIQAGFDAYAADCAPRPGCPVGRDPVLAVPVFQALLRPLLDHPLPTADSRALTFGDAATGVGDAVVDPARWPDLTDGLREIASGTGDLLMQQADVVAGRAPDGTYDPDVDAGQAVLCVDDPPTTDPAAARALDARIRAAAPILDNGRGPSPARDRCGLWPVPPTGGPHRPVVPGLPRVLVVSTVGDPITPYPAGVALAGALDARLLTYEGAQHTVSLQGVDCVDRIGTAYLISLGLPADGIACPA; encoded by the coding sequence ATGACCCGACCCATCCGGTGGGCCGCCGCCGCGATGGTCGTGGCGGTCGGGCTGGCCGCAGTGATCGTCGGCGCCCGGTCGGTCGACCAGGCGGACCGGTTCGGCGGCCAGCAGCTGGCGTGGGGTAGCTGTGCCGCGTTCACCGCCGCGGCCGTCGACGTCCGCCCGCCGGCCGGCCCCGACGCGCAGTGCGCCTACCTGCGGGTCCCGCTCGACCACGCCGCCCCGGACGGTCCCGAGGCGCGGATCGGGGTTCTCCGGGTGCCCGCCTCCGACCCCGGGTCCCGGATCGGGTCACTGGTGCTCAACCCGGGTGGGCCGGGCCTGCCCGGGATCGCGGCCGCGGCGGACCTCGCCGTCGCGGCCCCGGCCTCCGAGCTCGCGCGCCGCTTCGACATCGTCGGTTTCGACCCGAGGGGCATCGGGTCGAGCCGACCGGCGGTGCGCTGCCAGCCCGACCGGGTGCGCGACGCGGAGCGGGCCGCCGACCGGGCCGCCGATACCTCCCCGGCGGGCGTCGCCCGGTTCGAGGCGCAGCAACGCGCCGACAACGCCGCCTGTGTGGCCTCGACCGGCACCGACGTACTGGCCCACATCGGCAGCCGCGACGTGGCCCGCGACCTCGACATCCTCCGCTCGGCACTGGGCGACGAGAAGCTGACCTACCTCGGCGACTCCTACGGCACCCGGCTCGGCACCGCCTACGCCGAGCAGTTCCCCGACCGGGTCCGGGCGATGATCCTCGACGGAGCGATCGACCCCGGCCAGAGCGCCGCTGACCGGGCCGTCGCCCAAGCCGCCCAGATCCAGGCCGGATTCGACGCCTACGCCGCCGACTGCGCGCCACGGCCCGGTTGCCCCGTGGGCAGGGACCCGGTCCTGGCGGTGCCGGTGTTCCAGGCCCTGCTCCGGCCCTTGCTGGACCACCCGCTTCCGACCGCCGATAGCCGCGCGCTGACCTTCGGTGACGCGGCCACCGGCGTCGGGGACGCCGTCGTGGACCCGGCCCGCTGGCCGGACCTCACCGACGGTCTGCGCGAGATCGCGTCCGGGACGGGGGATCTGCTGATGCAGCAGGCGGACGTCGTCGCCGGCCGTGCCCCGGACGGCACCTACGATCCCGACGTCGATGCCGGGCAGGCGGTCCTGTGCGTCGACGACCCGCCGACGACCGACCCGGCGGCGGCGCGGGCGCTCGACGCCCGGATCCGGGCCGCGGCGCCGATCCTCGACAACGGCCGCGGCCCGTCGCCGGCGCGCGACCGGTGCGGGCTGTGGCCGGTGCCGCCGACCGGAGGACCGCACCGCCCGGTCGTCCCCGGCCTGCCCAGGGTGCTGGTCGTCTCGACCGTCGGCGACCCGATCACGCCCTACCCGGCCGGCGTGGCCCTGGCGGGGGCGCTGGACGCCCGACTCCTCACCTACGAGGGCGCCCAGCACACCGTGTCCCTGCAGGGCGTCGACTGCGTGGACCGGATCGGCACCGCCTACCTGATCTCGCTCGGGCTGCCCGCGGACGGAATCGCCTGCCCGGCCTGA
- a CDS encoding bifunctional lysylphosphatidylglycerol flippase/synthetase MprF, translated as MTGAPDPEENQPMPTTEPPLVRAPRPGRLRRRFTGVPARRLLRILRQAPVTLGLVAVVWLVGALTGSLLGGPATGLRDLVGAGVPSLGAGRWWTPLSSGFWCSGLVGYLATTLLLLLLVAPLEHRVGSARTAALLAVTQVAGALAGTGLVALGTLAADPWADRLATDLALGPSTAAVGAALAASARLGALWRRRLRILLLVVLVMLALYSGSLQDVLRLAGGLVGLAAGPLLLGRPRGRLALTATGPEIRTLVALVVAASAVGPLLAALSGTAIGPLSVLRFLVLPPPPDPATVEAICADPLTVDDCLGLQFRLRLGGVGPAVMSVLPVLVLVVLADGLRRGRRFAWWGAVGINILFALLGVTLAVLTASTPTERLVAFGGATDAQFYTGVATTVLQPLAVVALLAATRARFRVTAPARAYRGWSRAVTVTLVAVSVSYVVIGYLLRDQFSPVPGFADLVVDLPTRFLPSGYLGELEIAFLPVGVAATVLYEWTGVVFWSVALAGSLWLVTRTRIVSGDAQAARDLLTSGGGSTLSWLVTWTGNSYWFTADRRAGFGYRVIGRVALTTGGPFGDAERRLDAIEPFTAFCAEHAWTPCLYSVDDDVRARAQSLGWQAVQVAEETVVPLPGLAFTGKKWQDVRSALNKATKAGITAEQLIFGQAPLAIVDQVRAISEEWVGDKGLPEMGFTLGGIDELADDAVRCLVAVDADRTVHGITSWLPVHDAGVVVGWTLDFMRRRETGFRGVMEFLIASAAQQFQAEGYAFLSLSGAPLARLDRGEQPDALQRLLDTSGRALEPVYGFRSLLAFKAKFQPEYRPLHMLYPDAAALPAVGSAIARAYLPDLGPATTLRLLRRITEARAPGRDTSQSRA; from the coding sequence GTGACGGGCGCACCCGACCCCGAGGAGAACCAGCCGATGCCCACCACCGAGCCGCCCCTGGTGCGGGCGCCGCGTCCCGGGCGGTTGCGGCGCCGCTTCACCGGGGTTCCCGCACGCCGGCTGCTGCGCATCCTGCGCCAGGCCCCCGTCACGCTCGGACTGGTCGCCGTCGTGTGGCTAGTCGGCGCGCTCACGGGAAGCCTGCTCGGCGGACCCGCCACGGGACTGCGCGACCTGGTCGGGGCCGGAGTTCCCAGCCTGGGCGCCGGCCGCTGGTGGACCCCGCTGTCCAGCGGCTTCTGGTGCTCCGGACTGGTCGGGTACCTGGCCACCACGCTGTTGTTGCTGCTCCTCGTCGCGCCCCTGGAACATCGGGTCGGCTCCGCGCGCACGGCCGCGCTGCTCGCCGTCACGCAGGTCGCCGGCGCGCTGGCCGGCACCGGACTCGTCGCACTCGGGACGCTGGCCGCGGACCCCTGGGCGGACCGGCTGGCCACCGACCTCGCGCTGGGCCCCTCCACCGCCGCCGTCGGTGCCGCGCTCGCCGCGAGCGCGCGCCTCGGCGCGCTGTGGCGACGCCGGCTGCGCATCCTGCTGCTCGTCGTGCTCGTCATGCTCGCCCTCTATTCCGGCTCCCTGCAGGACGTGCTCCGGCTGGCCGGGGGGTTGGTCGGCCTCGCCGCCGGACCGCTGCTGCTCGGGCGTCCCCGCGGCCGCCTCGCGCTGACCGCGACCGGCCCGGAGATCCGCACGCTCGTCGCGCTCGTCGTGGCCGCCTCCGCGGTGGGACCGCTGCTCGCGGCCCTGTCCGGAACGGCCATCGGCCCGCTGTCGGTGCTGCGTTTCCTGGTCCTGCCCCCACCCCCCGACCCGGCGACGGTCGAGGCGATCTGCGCCGACCCGCTGACCGTCGACGACTGCCTGGGCCTGCAGTTCCGGCTGCGCCTGGGCGGCGTCGGCCCGGCGGTGATGTCGGTCCTGCCGGTCCTGGTGCTCGTCGTGCTCGCCGACGGGCTGCGCCGCGGCCGCCGTTTCGCCTGGTGGGGCGCGGTCGGGATCAACATCCTGTTCGCGCTGCTGGGGGTGACCCTCGCCGTGCTCACGGCCAGCACACCGACCGAGCGGCTGGTCGCGTTCGGGGGCGCGACCGATGCCCAGTTCTACACCGGCGTCGCGACGACCGTCCTGCAACCACTCGCCGTCGTGGCCCTGCTCGCCGCGACCCGAGCGCGGTTCCGCGTGACCGCCCCGGCCCGGGCCTACCGTGGGTGGAGCCGCGCGGTGACCGTCACCCTCGTCGCGGTGTCGGTCTCCTACGTGGTGATCGGGTACTTGTTGCGGGACCAGTTCTCACCCGTCCCCGGCTTCGCCGACCTCGTGGTCGACCTCCCGACCCGGTTCCTGCCCTCGGGTTACCTCGGGGAGCTGGAGATCGCGTTCTTGCCGGTCGGCGTGGCCGCCACCGTGCTCTACGAGTGGACCGGCGTGGTGTTCTGGTCCGTCGCCCTCGCCGGATCGCTCTGGCTCGTCACTCGAACCCGCATCGTCTCCGGTGACGCCCAGGCCGCCCGCGACCTGCTGACCAGCGGCGGCGGGTCGACCCTGTCCTGGCTGGTCACCTGGACCGGGAACAGCTACTGGTTCACCGCCGACCGCCGGGCCGGATTCGGCTACCGAGTGATCGGGCGGGTCGCGCTCACCACCGGCGGGCCGTTCGGCGACGCCGAGCGGCGCCTGGACGCGATCGAGCCATTCACCGCCTTCTGCGCCGAGCACGCCTGGACGCCGTGCCTCTACAGCGTCGACGACGACGTCCGGGCCCGCGCCCAGTCGCTGGGATGGCAGGCCGTTCAGGTCGCCGAGGAGACCGTCGTCCCGCTGCCCGGCCTCGCCTTCACCGGCAAGAAATGGCAGGACGTACGCTCCGCGCTGAACAAGGCGACCAAGGCCGGGATCACCGCCGAACAGCTGATCTTCGGCCAGGCACCACTCGCGATCGTCGACCAGGTCCGTGCGATCTCCGAGGAGTGGGTGGGCGACAAGGGCCTGCCCGAGATGGGGTTCACCCTCGGCGGGATCGACGAGCTGGCCGACGACGCAGTCCGCTGCCTCGTCGCCGTCGACGCGGATCGCACGGTCCACGGCATCACCAGCTGGCTCCCGGTGCACGACGCCGGTGTCGTCGTCGGCTGGACGCTGGACTTCATGCGTCGCCGCGAGACCGGCTTCCGCGGAGTCATGGAGTTCCTCATCGCCTCCGCCGCCCAGCAGTTCCAGGCCGAGGGGTATGCCTTCCTCAGCCTGTCCGGCGCGCCGCTGGCCCGCCTCGACCGGGGCGAGCAGCCGGATGCGTTGCAGCGGCTGCTCGACACGTCCGGCCGAGCGCTCGAGCCGGTGTACGGGTTCCGATCACTGCTGGCGTTCAAGGCGAAGTTCCAACCCGAGTACCGCCCGCTGCACATGCTCTACCCCGACGCGGCAGCGCTACCGGCCGTCGGCTCGGCGATCGCGCGGGCCTACCTCCCCGATCTCGGCCCTGCCACCACCCTGCGGCTCCTCCGCCGGATCACCGAGGCACGAGCACCCGGCCGCGACACCTCACAGTCGCGGGCGTGA
- a CDS encoding 7TM domain-containing protein — protein MSTPRPRNFRPLPAAVTAVLAVAALAATVLIILLLPGGLDTAGHRAEIGEEEIVRVTGPDGSATVVLAQISTGVAGSSIDTVLADELGLPRTESDRVTVTSAYGVQIRDRVPATVQLAGQPQSTRLVAVDREPDEPALMIGRSELGGLLVRPGMRLLTTPGAERDAPALGALLTSSTALDAVQVLALIPVAALLVVLLRAVVGLRTLGTFSPGDAPCTLGKTAAVFRGAAVSVLGLLGAGTAQASHDGGYGRGYGSDDFRTVSYINPDIGAATGVGHISACPDPDGAGPQFARLSQDLGIVGVGDRPGDVEYHARVYDNTATAAGQQDVRWGLDGDLDGLDRRGIDGTITVNRSADGTDGGARDYSYSGR, from the coding sequence ATGTCGACCCCCCGCCCCAGGAACTTTCGTCCCCTGCCCGCCGCGGTCACCGCGGTGCTGGCCGTGGCCGCTCTCGCGGCAACCGTGTTGATCATCTTGCTGCTCCCGGGCGGCCTCGACACCGCGGGTCACCGGGCCGAGATCGGGGAGGAGGAGATCGTGCGGGTCACCGGCCCGGACGGGTCCGCGACGGTAGTGCTCGCGCAGATCAGCACCGGGGTGGCCGGATCGTCGATCGACACCGTGCTGGCCGACGAACTCGGCCTGCCGCGCACCGAATCCGACCGGGTCACCGTGACCTCGGCCTACGGGGTACAGATCCGCGACCGCGTGCCAGCCACGGTGCAGCTCGCCGGCCAGCCGCAGAGCACCCGCCTGGTCGCCGTCGACCGGGAGCCGGACGAGCCTGCGCTGATGATCGGCCGATCCGAGTTGGGCGGCCTTCTCGTCCGCCCGGGGATGCGGTTGCTGACCACTCCCGGAGCCGAGCGTGACGCACCCGCACTGGGAGCGCTGCTCACCTCCAGCACCGCCCTCGACGCCGTGCAGGTGCTGGCGCTGATCCCGGTCGCGGCACTGCTCGTGGTGCTGCTGCGCGCCGTGGTCGGGCTGCGCACACTGGGCACGTTCTCCCCGGGTGACGCCCCGTGCACGCTCGGGAAGACCGCGGCGGTATTCCGCGGCGCCGCGGTCTCGGTCCTCGGCCTGCTCGGCGCCGGCACCGCCCAGGCATCCCACGACGGCGGCTACGGCAGGGGATACGGCAGCGACGACTTCCGCACGGTCTCCTACATCAACCCCGACATCGGTGCGGCCACCGGCGTCGGCCACATCAGCGCCTGCCCGGACCCCGACGGCGCCGGCCCGCAGTTCGCCCGCCTGTCCCAGGACCTCGGCATTGTCGGAGTGGGAGATCGACCCGGCGACGTCGAGTACCACGCACGCGTGTACGACAACACCGCCACCGCCGCCGGGCAGCAGGACGTCCGCTGGGGTCTGGACGGCGACCTCGACGGCCTCGACCGTCGCGGCATAGACGGCACCATCACCGTCAATCGGTCGGCCGACGGCACCGACGGCGGAGCCCGCGACTATTCCTACAGCGGCCGCTGA